The Desulfobulbus propionicus DSM 2032 DNA segment GAGGGCGAACGGGTGGTCTACCAGGGCGTGCCCTGGCGGGTGGAATCGCTCAACGTGTTCTGCAAGCTCTACAACCCAGACCTGGGCATGCACCTGCGTATTCCGGTGGAAAACATGATCGGCCTGATCTCAAGGCCCTATCACAACGACGAGCCCTGGTTCCCCTGCAAACGGGGCGACTGGATCGCCATTGACGGCAAGCCCTTTGCCAAGGTGGTCAGCCTCTCGCACGAACAGGTCGAGGTGGTCGAACTGGGAGGACGGCGCACGGTCTACCGGACCGCTGATTTTCTGAGCAAGTCGCCGGCCAACCTGTCGAGCAACTTCAACCTGCGGGTGGTCTTTGGCCTCTCTTATGCCCTGCAGGCCGAAATCACCACCACGGTCCTGGACACGTTGAAGACCTTCATCCACAAAAAAATGGAAGAGCATGGGTATGCCGAGGACTGCCTCAGCCTGTCGGTGGATTTTCTCCAGGCCGGCCCCTCTTCCCTTGACGTGGCGGTGCTGGCCGATTTCAAGGGCGACCAGGCCCCGGCCTATCGCCGGATCGAACGGGCCCTGGCCAAATGGTGTGTCGAGTGCTGTAATGCCAACAATTGGGAAATCCCCTTCCCGCAGATGACCGTGCACCTGCCCGGTTCGGAAGGCACGGCCTGAATTGCCCCGGACACGATTTATGGACACCGAGCAGCTCGTCAATCAACTCGCGGCCATTGTCGGTCGGGAGAACGTTTCCGCCAGCGCCGTCGACCGGATCACCCACTCTTTTGACGCCACCCAGCGCCAATGCCTGCCGGACGTGGTGGTGCATCCAGCCAGTGCCGGGGAAATCAGCCAGATTGTCGGTCTGGCCAACGAAAAACGCATCCCCATCCTTCCCCGGGGCGCGGGCAGCGGCTTCACCGGCGGCAGCCTGCCCGTGCGGGGCGGCATCGTGCTGGTGCTCACGCGGATGAACCGCATCCTGGAGATCGATGTCGACAACCTGATCGCCGTGGTCGAGCCCGGGGTGGTCACCGCCCGGCTGCAACGGGAGGTGGAACGGCTGGGCCTGTTTTACCCGCCCGACCCGGCTTCCAAGGATTTTTCCACCCTGGGCGGCAACATCGCCGAGTGCGCCGGCGGACCGCGCTGCGTCAAGTACGGCGTCACCCGCGACTATGTGCTGGGGCTGGAGGTGGTCACCCCCACCGGCGACATCATCCACACCGGCGGCCGGGCGATCAAGAACGTGGTCGGCTATGACCTGACCCGGTTGTTTGTCGGCTCCGAGGGGACGCTGGGCATTGTCACCCGCATCATTCTCCGCCTCCTGCCCAAGCCCGAGGCGCGCAAGACCATGCTGGTCGCCTTCTCGTCCATCGACGGCGCGGCCCGGGCGGTGTCGGCCATCATCCGTGGCAAGATCATCCCCGCCACCCTGGAATTCATGGATGCCTCGGCCATCGACTGCGTGCGCAAGGCCGCG contains these protein-coding regions:
- a CDS encoding FAD-binding oxidoreductase yields the protein MDTEQLVNQLAAIVGRENVSASAVDRITHSFDATQRQCLPDVVVHPASAGEISQIVGLANEKRIPILPRGAGSGFTGGSLPVRGGIVLVLTRMNRILEIDVDNLIAVVEPGVVTARLQREVERLGLFYPPDPASKDFSTLGGNIAECAGGPRCVKYGVTRDYVLGLEVVTPTGDIIHTGGRAIKNVVGYDLTRLFVGSEGTLGIVTRIILRLLPKPEARKTMLVAFSSIDGAARAVSAIIRGKIIPATLEFMDASAIDCVRKAAPLDLPLTCRAVLIIEVDGDQAQLDGQAARILEIIQPLGVVETRVAATADESEAIWKVRRSVSPSLRILNPNKFNEDIVVPRSRVPEMIRALEAISNRYGVPIVNFGHAGDGNIHVNVMVDLRQSGMQVKVEQALHDIFRTTVDLGGSVSGEHGIGTAKAPYIAMELDPATLATMRAIKQALDPRNIMNPGKIFPPEEGQPSCVPTVSPSP